A part of Streptomyces sp. NBC_01451 genomic DNA contains:
- a CDS encoding SDR family oxidoreductase — protein MNGSNVPHDPTGLKGRVALVTGGTRGVGAGIARALVEAGAEVLVCARRPPEVPLPGVEFTAVDLRDRTAVHDFVGGLPRLDVLVNNVGGSPYRPLGGGGDGDGDADRDGDVARHVRVIELNLITPLTVSLAAYEHLKRARGSVVMIGSVSGSRPSPGTAAYGAAKAGLEHLARSMAVEWAPDVRVNTLVVGMVRTELSHLHYGGDDGLDAVARTVPAGRLADPSDIGAAAVFLASDAAAYVSGASLLVHGGGERPAFLDAATANRGGG, from the coding sequence TTGAACGGCTCGAACGTTCCGCATGATCCGACCGGCCTGAAGGGCCGGGTCGCCCTTGTCACCGGCGGCACCCGCGGAGTCGGCGCGGGGATCGCCCGGGCCCTCGTCGAGGCGGGCGCCGAGGTGCTGGTCTGCGCCCGTCGGCCGCCCGAAGTCCCGCTGCCCGGCGTGGAGTTCACGGCTGTCGACCTGCGGGACCGGACCGCGGTGCACGACTTCGTCGGGGGTCTGCCCCGCCTCGACGTGCTCGTCAACAACGTGGGGGGCAGTCCCTATCGGCCGTTGGGCGGCGGCGGGGACGGAGACGGGGACGCGGACAGGGACGGCGACGTCGCGAGGCACGTCCGTGTCATCGAGCTGAACCTCATCACGCCGCTCACCGTCTCCCTCGCCGCCTACGAGCACCTGAAACGGGCCCGGGGATCCGTCGTGATGATCGGGAGCGTCAGCGGGAGCCGCCCCTCGCCGGGGACCGCCGCCTACGGCGCGGCCAAGGCCGGGCTGGAGCATCTCGCCCGCTCGATGGCCGTGGAATGGGCACCCGACGTACGGGTCAACACCCTCGTCGTCGGGATGGTCCGCACCGAGCTGTCCCATCTGCACTACGGCGGCGACGACGGTCTCGACGCCGTCGCCCGCACGGTCCCGGCGGGCCGCCTCGCCGACCCGTCCGACATCGGGGCCGCCGCTGTCTTCCTCGCCTCCGACGCCGCCGCGTATGTCAGCGGGGCGAGTCTGCTGGTGCACGGCGGCGGGGAACGGCCCGCGTTCCTGGACGCGGCGACCGCGAACAGGGGAGGTGGCTGA
- a CDS encoding ankyrin repeat domain-containing protein — MNGQEPQIGSERDLFTALYAGDEDAVVRLLRLGVSPEAVDEDGQSALYVAAVSDAPGIVRLLLSAGAAPDRLSAGSDLPLCGAACGGHTEVVRALLASGAVPDAVEAFGFTALTWALRCGHPAVVEALLAAGADPDRPGPTGEPPLVAAARRGSPACVRSLLAHGAGSRGDALTEARRWTRLDLASELRAGLERAHGFGGEYVTRRWAEGLAVELVRDGNVVAGVDQGTGHAEIVTLLEEALGIG; from the coding sequence ATGAACGGGCAAGAACCGCAAATCGGCAGTGAGCGCGATCTCTTCACGGCGTTGTACGCGGGTGACGAGGACGCGGTCGTACGGCTGCTGCGCCTCGGTGTGAGCCCGGAAGCGGTCGACGAGGACGGCCAGAGCGCCCTGTACGTGGCGGCGGTGAGCGACGCGCCCGGCATCGTACGGCTGCTGCTGTCCGCCGGTGCCGCGCCCGACCGGCTGAGCGCGGGGTCGGACCTCCCGCTGTGCGGGGCTGCCTGCGGCGGGCACACGGAGGTCGTGCGGGCGCTGTTGGCCTCGGGGGCCGTTCCGGACGCGGTGGAGGCGTTCGGTTTCACGGCTCTGACCTGGGCGCTGCGATGCGGTCACCCGGCGGTGGTGGAGGCCCTGCTGGCAGCGGGCGCGGACCCGGACCGCCCCGGACCGACCGGTGAACCCCCACTGGTCGCGGCGGCCCGCCGGGGCTCCCCCGCCTGTGTACGGTCCCTGCTGGCGCACGGCGCCGGGTCGCGGGGCGACGCGCTGACGGAGGCCCGCCGCTGGACTCGGCTGGACCTGGCGTCGGAGCTGCGGGCCGGGCTGGAGCGCGCGCACGGATTCGGCGGGGAGTACGTGACGCGGCGCTGGGCGGAGGGGTTGGCGGTGGAGCTCGTGCGGGACGGGAACGTGGTGGCGGGGGTCGATCAGGGGACCGGGCACGCGGAGATCGTGACGTTGCTGGAGGAGGCGCTGGGGATCGGGTGA
- a CDS encoding S1 family peptidase gives MTHTSSVGRRISLVKRAAAVGAAALAIASLQPLAAQAAPAPVVGGTPAAQNEFPWLVHLSMGCGGALYKKDVVLTAAHCVDGSGANTGITVTAGVADLNASGAIKVRSTKVRQAPGYVGAGKDWALIKLARPIDKPTLKIATTTQYNRGTFTIAGWGDTSENAGTGTTKLLKATVPYVSDAGCKLHYGKRLVPGDELCAGYLAGGVDTCQGDSGGPMFRKDDTGAWIQVGIVSWGDGCARPGVPGVYSQVSTFAKDIARAASAL, from the coding sequence TTGACCCACACCTCGTCGGTCGGAAGAAGAATCTCCCTGGTCAAGCGGGCCGCGGCGGTCGGTGCCGCGGCTCTCGCGATCGCGAGCCTCCAGCCGCTCGCCGCACAGGCCGCACCCGCGCCCGTCGTAGGAGGAACGCCCGCCGCGCAGAACGAGTTCCCGTGGCTGGTGCACCTCTCGATGGGCTGCGGCGGCGCGCTCTACAAGAAGGACGTCGTCCTGACCGCGGCCCACTGCGTGGACGGCTCCGGCGCCAACACGGGCATCACCGTCACCGCCGGGGTCGCCGACCTGAACGCCTCGGGGGCGATCAAGGTCAGGTCGACCAAGGTCCGCCAGGCCCCTGGCTACGTCGGCGCCGGCAAGGACTGGGCGCTCATCAAGCTCGCCCGGCCGATCGACAAGCCCACGCTGAAGATCGCCACGACCACCCAGTACAACCGCGGCACGTTCACCATCGCGGGCTGGGGCGACACCTCGGAGAACGCCGGCACCGGCACGACCAAGCTGCTGAAGGCCACCGTCCCCTACGTCAGCGACGCGGGCTGCAAACTGCACTACGGCAAGCGGCTCGTGCCCGGCGACGAACTGTGCGCCGGCTATCTGGCGGGCGGCGTCGACACCTGCCAGGGTGACTCCGGCGGGCCCATGTTCCGCAAGGACGACACCGGCGCCTGGATCCAGGTCGGCATCGTCAGCTGGGGCGACGGCTGCGCCCGGCCCGGCGTACCCGGCGTCTACTCCCAGGTGTCCACGTTCGCGAAGGACATAGCCCGGGCGGCGTCCGCGCTGTAG
- a CDS encoding helix-turn-helix domain-containing protein, with product MYRTWMRFFSPAPVHHRLGLVCLGVGLQHGALPAVGPRVLDHHVAVVVSGGRGWFQGADGRLRSVTAPTLIWLTPGTAHHYGPDPDTGWDEAFVDFTGPATATYAELGYIEPERPLVPLTDAGPARAVIGRMARAARRDNPVLEVETAAAVHELLVALRRTRADLAPDGGQVLAALARDACRPLSVAEHAARHGMTPAELRTAVRRGAGCSPKDYLLGIRLGRAKELLAATELPVAAVARRVGYEDPAYFSRLFTRRVGMAPVRFRAQQGRTVPGGWSDRVPDPADPPTIERPYTA from the coding sequence ATGTACCGCACCTGGATGCGCTTCTTCAGCCCCGCGCCCGTCCACCACCGGCTCGGCCTCGTCTGCCTCGGCGTCGGACTCCAGCACGGCGCCCTGCCCGCCGTCGGCCCGCGCGTCCTCGACCACCACGTGGCCGTCGTCGTGAGCGGCGGCCGGGGCTGGTTCCAGGGCGCCGACGGACGCCTCCGGTCCGTCACCGCGCCCACCCTGATCTGGCTCACCCCCGGCACCGCCCACCACTACGGGCCCGACCCCGACACCGGCTGGGACGAGGCGTTCGTCGACTTCACCGGACCCGCCACCGCCACATACGCCGAACTCGGCTACATCGAGCCCGAGCGGCCCCTCGTACCCCTCACCGACGCCGGCCCCGCCCGGGCCGTGATCGGGCGCATGGCCCGCGCGGCACGCCGCGACAACCCCGTCCTGGAGGTCGAGACGGCCGCCGCCGTGCACGAACTCCTCGTCGCCCTGCGGCGCACCCGCGCCGACCTGGCACCCGACGGCGGCCAGGTCCTCGCCGCCCTCGCCCGGGACGCCTGCCGGCCCCTGAGCGTCGCCGAACACGCCGCCCGGCACGGCATGACCCCCGCCGAACTGCGCACCGCGGTACGCCGCGGCGCCGGATGCAGCCCCAAGGACTACCTCCTCGGCATCCGGCTGGGCCGCGCCAAGGAACTCCTCGCCGCCACCGAACTGCCCGTCGCCGCCGTCGCCCGCCGCGTCGGCTACGAGGACCCCGCGTACTTCTCCCGCCTCTTCACCCGCCGCGTCGGCATGGCCCCCGTCCGCTTCCGGGCCCAACAGGGACGCACGGTCCCCGGCGGCTGGAGCGACCGTGTCCCCGACCCCGCGGACCCCCCGACGATCGAACGCCCGTACACCGCGTAA
- a CDS encoding chorismate mutase: MTTSNNREVDPAIRAELGRLRESIDNIDAAVVHMLAERFKCTQQVGHLKAAHQLPPADPNREAQQIARLRRLAESANLDPAFAEKLLNFIIAEVIRHHERIAEDTLNGGKPPVN; the protein is encoded by the coding sequence ATGACCACCAGCAACAACCGTGAAGTCGACCCCGCGATCCGAGCGGAACTCGGCCGGCTGCGCGAGAGCATCGACAACATCGACGCCGCCGTCGTCCACATGCTCGCCGAGCGCTTCAAGTGCACCCAGCAGGTCGGCCACCTCAAGGCCGCACACCAGCTGCCGCCCGCCGACCCGAACCGCGAGGCCCAGCAGATCGCCCGCCTGCGCCGACTGGCCGAAAGCGCCAACCTCGACCCCGCGTTCGCCGAGAAACTCCTCAACTTCATCATCGCCGAGGTGATCAGACACCACGAGCGCATCGCCGAGGACACCCTGAACGGCGGGAAACCACCGGTGAATTGA
- a CDS encoding response regulator, giving the protein MPSDAKILIVDDHEDTLYALESALAPLGYLLARATSGDEALKQVLRGQVGLLLLDVRMPGVSGLDVVRYMRRLEQTQHIPVVLLTGFGPDAELTSTAFGLGVADLVRKPIDPWTLRTKVRYLYDAHRRHLALEQEARELRALVKDHDVLTGHTPRPALPHPHETHDEPARAPDPELEEGRT; this is encoded by the coding sequence ATGCCGTCGGATGCCAAGATCCTCATCGTCGACGACCACGAGGACACCCTGTACGCCCTGGAGAGCGCCCTGGCCCCGCTCGGCTACCTGCTCGCCCGCGCCACCAGCGGCGACGAGGCCCTCAAACAGGTACTGCGCGGCCAGGTCGGCCTCCTCCTGCTCGACGTACGCATGCCCGGCGTCAGCGGCCTCGACGTCGTGCGCTACATGCGCCGCCTCGAACAGACCCAGCACATCCCCGTCGTCCTGCTCACCGGCTTCGGCCCCGACGCCGAGCTCACCTCCACCGCCTTCGGACTCGGCGTCGCCGACCTCGTCCGGAAACCCATCGACCCCTGGACCCTGCGCACCAAGGTCCGCTACCTGTACGACGCCCACCGCCGCCACCTGGCCCTCGAACAGGAAGCACGCGAACTCCGCGCCCTCGTCAAGGACCACGACGTACTCACCGGACACACCCCGCGCCCCGCACTCCCGCACCCGCACGAGACCCACGACGAGCCCGCCCGGGCCCCCGACCCGGAGCTGGAGGAGGGCCGCACCTAG
- the pepN gene encoding aminopeptidase N, which translates to MSVLTRDEAQARATLLDVHRYTVELDLTTGDDTFDSRTVIRFAVTAGHTGADTFVEVRPAELRSATLDGHPLDTGTLTDGRLPLKGLAEGEHELRVDAAMRYSRTGEGMHRFTDPVDDETYLYTQMSLEDAAAVFANFNQPDLKAVFEFTVRAPEGWTVLANGITTETADGLWQAAPTPRISTYLVAVAAGPWHSVRSEHRGLPFGLHCRRSLAPHLESDADELLDITRACYDRYHEKFEEPYPFDSYDQAFVPEFNFGAMENPGLVTFRDEFVYRSAVTDTERQTRAMVIAHEMAHMWFGDLVTLQWWDDIWLNESFAEYMGYQTLTEATRYTDTWTDFGVSRKAWGYDADQRPSTHPVAPEAVDDTAAALVNFDGISYAKGASALRQLVAWLGEKDFLAGINTHFARHRFGNATLADFIDSLAAATERDVHAWADAWLRTTGVDTLTPRLTNGDAGTCNLTVRHDGSRPHRVAVGLYDHDVAGDGTLTLRERLDIDVPQDAPEPIGKRPALLVVNDGDLTYAKVRFDPESFKTVRAALSGLPDPLTRAVVWNSLRDAVRDGQLPPADYLETVRAHLPRETDLALVQGVLTFASSVVADRYLPPQERPAALAALASLCRDLIRRTEDGDHPGLRLIAVRHFIDVAAHPDTIAAWLADGTVSGGPELDPELRWRVLARLAVLGATDETEIDAELARDPSASGQEGAARCRAALPDPEAKLRAWEQMFNSDELSNYLFVATAQGFWQPEQTDLTEEYVKRYWTDAVAVAARRGPAMADAAGRWAFPAHAVTPDTLRLGEECLRDAGPIPGLRRKLVDQLDDLGRALRVREGAREQA; encoded by the coding sequence ATGTCCGTACTGACGCGCGACGAAGCGCAAGCCCGTGCCACCCTCCTGGACGTCCACCGGTACACGGTCGAACTCGACCTCACCACCGGGGACGACACCTTCGACTCCCGTACCGTGATCCGCTTCGCGGTGACGGCGGGCCACACCGGCGCGGACACGTTCGTCGAGGTCAGGCCCGCCGAGCTGCGATCGGCCACCCTCGACGGCCACCCCCTGGACACCGGCACCCTCACCGACGGCCGACTGCCCCTGAAGGGCCTCGCCGAGGGCGAGCACGAACTGCGCGTGGACGCCGCGATGCGCTACTCCCGCACCGGCGAGGGCATGCACCGCTTCACCGACCCCGTCGACGACGAGACCTACCTCTACACCCAGATGTCCCTGGAGGACGCGGCAGCCGTCTTCGCCAACTTCAACCAGCCCGACCTCAAGGCCGTCTTCGAGTTCACCGTGCGCGCCCCCGAGGGCTGGACCGTCCTCGCCAACGGCATCACCACCGAAACCGCCGACGGGCTCTGGCAGGCCGCCCCCACCCCCCGCATCTCCACCTACCTCGTCGCCGTCGCCGCCGGCCCCTGGCACTCCGTCCGCAGCGAACACCGCGGCCTCCCCTTCGGCCTGCACTGCCGCCGCTCCCTCGCCCCCCACCTCGAATCCGACGCCGACGAACTCCTCGACATCACGCGCGCGTGCTACGACCGCTACCACGAGAAGTTCGAGGAGCCCTACCCCTTCGACTCCTACGACCAGGCGTTCGTCCCCGAGTTCAACTTCGGCGCCATGGAGAACCCCGGCCTCGTCACCTTCCGCGACGAGTTCGTCTACCGCTCCGCCGTCACCGACACCGAGCGCCAGACCCGCGCCATGGTCATCGCCCACGAAATGGCCCACATGTGGTTCGGCGACCTCGTCACCCTCCAGTGGTGGGACGACATCTGGCTCAACGAGTCCTTCGCCGAGTACATGGGCTACCAGACCCTCACCGAAGCCACCCGCTACACCGACACCTGGACCGACTTCGGCGTCTCCCGCAAGGCCTGGGGCTACGACGCCGACCAGCGCCCCTCCACCCACCCCGTCGCCCCCGAAGCCGTCGACGACACCGCCGCCGCCCTCGTCAACTTCGACGGCATCTCCTACGCCAAGGGCGCCTCCGCGCTGCGTCAACTCGTCGCCTGGCTCGGCGAGAAGGACTTCCTGGCCGGCATCAACACCCACTTCGCCCGCCACCGCTTCGGCAACGCCACCCTCGCCGACTTCATCGACTCCCTCGCCGCCGCCACCGAACGCGACGTCCACGCCTGGGCCGACGCCTGGCTGCGCACCACCGGCGTCGACACCCTCACCCCGCGCCTCACCAACGGCGACGCCGGCACCTGCAACCTCACCGTCCGCCACGACGGCAGCCGCCCCCACCGCGTCGCCGTGGGCCTCTACGACCACGACGTCGCCGGCGACGGCACCCTCACCCTCCGCGAGCGCCTCGACATCGACGTCCCCCAGGACGCCCCGGAGCCCATCGGCAAGCGGCCCGCCCTGCTCGTCGTCAACGACGGCGACCTGACCTACGCCAAGGTCCGCTTCGACCCCGAGTCCTTCAAAACCGTCCGTGCCGCCCTCTCCGGCCTCCCCGACCCGCTCACCCGCGCGGTCGTCTGGAACTCCCTGCGCGACGCCGTACGCGACGGCCAGCTCCCGCCCGCGGACTACCTGGAGACCGTCCGCGCCCACCTCCCGCGCGAAACGGACCTCGCCCTCGTCCAGGGCGTCCTCACCTTCGCGTCGAGCGTCGTCGCCGACCGCTACCTGCCCCCGCAGGAACGCCCCGCCGCCCTCGCCGCCCTCGCCTCCCTGTGCCGCGACCTCATCCGCCGCACCGAGGACGGCGACCACCCCGGCCTGCGCCTCATCGCCGTACGCCACTTCATCGACGTCGCCGCGCACCCCGACACCATCGCCGCCTGGCTCGCCGACGGCACGGTCTCCGGCGGCCCCGAACTCGACCCCGAACTGCGCTGGCGCGTCCTGGCCCGGCTCGCCGTCCTCGGCGCCACCGACGAGACGGAGATCGACGCGGAACTCGCCCGCGACCCCAGCGCCTCCGGCCAGGAAGGCGCCGCCCGCTGCCGGGCCGCCCTGCCCGACCCCGAGGCCAAACTCCGGGCCTGGGAACAGATGTTCAACTCGGACGAGCTCTCCAACTACCTCTTCGTCGCCACCGCCCAGGGCTTCTGGCAGCCCGAACAGACCGACCTCACCGAGGAGTACGTCAAGCGGTACTGGACCGACGCCGTCGCCGTCGCCGCCCGCCGGGGCCCCGCCATGGCCGACGCCGCCGGCCGCTGGGCCTTCCCCGCCCACGCCGTCACCCCCGACACCCTCCGCCTCGGCGAGGAGTGCCTGCGCGACGCCGGCCCGATACCGGGACTGCGCCGCAAACTCGTCGACCAACTCGACGACCTGGGACGCGCGCTGCGCGTACGGGAAGGGGCACGGGAACAGGCGTAA
- a CDS encoding pyridoxal phosphate-dependent decarboxylase family protein: protein MRTPPLASGAEGPDALRPLLDTVLAALADGAHARGGPLPAGGPETVAQRIRDTLGDALPDKGDDNALHDLVRALAEGAADPAHPHCAAHLHCPPLAVATAADLAASALNPSLDSWDQAPAASELETLVTRALAAETGAADALVTTGGTESNQLALLLARETHPGVRLVCGTNAHHSLSRAAWLLGLPEPVTVPAPAGTLDPAALDEALTALPAPRGPLLVAATAGTTDAGLIDPLPRIAALCAAHGARLHVDAAYGGGLLFSTRHRTKLAGLEHADTVTLDLHKLGWQPVAAGLLTVKNPHDLTALAQHADYLNADDDTEAGLPDLLGRSLRTTRRPDILKIAVTLKTLGRDGLGALVDQVCAHAHEFARLVRTHPGFELHAPPTISTVLFRPTAATDDAVAAVRRKLLHDGRAVLGRAHLDGRLWLKATLLNPHTRPDDLAALLKLVEGNTPR from the coding sequence ATGCGCACGCCGCCCCTCGCCTCAGGCGCCGAAGGCCCCGACGCCCTGCGGCCGTTGCTCGACACGGTCCTCGCCGCCCTCGCGGACGGCGCCCACGCGCGCGGCGGCCCCCTCCCCGCCGGCGGACCCGAAACCGTCGCCCAGCGGATACGCGACACGCTCGGGGACGCACTGCCCGACAAGGGCGACGACAACGCCCTCCACGACCTCGTACGCGCCCTCGCCGAAGGCGCCGCCGACCCCGCCCACCCCCACTGCGCCGCCCACCTGCACTGCCCGCCCCTCGCCGTCGCCACCGCAGCCGACCTCGCCGCCAGCGCCCTCAACCCGTCCCTCGACTCCTGGGACCAGGCCCCGGCCGCCTCCGAGCTGGAAACCCTCGTCACGCGCGCCCTCGCCGCCGAGACCGGCGCCGCCGACGCCCTCGTCACCACCGGCGGCACCGAATCCAACCAACTCGCCCTGCTCCTCGCCCGCGAGACACACCCCGGCGTCCGCCTCGTGTGCGGCACCAACGCCCACCACTCCCTGTCCCGCGCCGCCTGGCTCCTCGGACTCCCCGAACCCGTCACGGTCCCCGCCCCCGCCGGCACCCTCGACCCCGCCGCCCTCGACGAAGCCCTCACCGCGCTGCCGGCCCCCCGCGGCCCACTCCTCGTCGCCGCCACCGCCGGGACCACCGACGCCGGGCTCATCGACCCGCTGCCCAGGATCGCCGCCCTCTGCGCCGCCCACGGCGCCCGGCTCCACGTCGACGCCGCCTACGGCGGCGGCCTCCTCTTCAGCACGCGCCACCGCACAAAACTCGCCGGCCTCGAACACGCCGACACCGTCACCCTCGACCTGCACAAACTCGGCTGGCAACCCGTCGCCGCGGGCCTCCTCACCGTCAAGAACCCCCACGACCTCACCGCACTCGCCCAGCACGCCGACTACCTCAACGCCGACGACGACACCGAAGCAGGCCTCCCCGACCTCCTCGGCCGCTCCCTGCGCACCACCCGACGCCCCGACATCCTCAAGATCGCCGTCACCCTCAAGACCCTCGGCCGCGACGGACTCGGCGCCCTCGTCGACCAGGTCTGCGCCCACGCCCACGAGTTCGCCCGCCTCGTCCGGACCCACCCCGGCTTCGAACTCCACGCCCCGCCGACCATCAGCACCGTGCTCTTCCGGCCCACCGCAGCAACCGACGACGCCGTCGCCGCCGTACGCCGGAAACTCCTCCACGACGGACGCGCCGTCCTCGGCCGCGCCCACCTCGACGGCCGCCTCTGGCTCAAGGCCACCCTCCTCAACCCCCACACCCGGCCGGACGACCTGGCCGCACTCCTGAAGCTGGTGGAAGGAAACACCCCCCGATGA